A DNA window from Engystomops pustulosus chromosome 6, aEngPut4.maternal, whole genome shotgun sequence contains the following coding sequences:
- the YWHAB gene encoding 14-3-3 protein beta/alpha, whose protein sequence is MDKCELVQKAKLAEQAERYDDMAAAMKAVTEQGSELSNEERNLLSVAYKNVVGARRSSWRVVSSIESKTEGNDKKQQMSREYREKIESELTEICTDVLDLLDKYLIANATPPESKVFYLKMKGDYYRYLSEVASGDKKQGTVANSQQAYQDAFEISKNEMQPTHPIRLGLALNFSVFYYEILNSPEKACSLAKSAFDEAIAELDTLNEESYKDSTLIMQLLRDNLTLWTSEHQSEEADNVEGDN, encoded by the exons ATGGACAAGTGTGAACTGGTACAGAAGGCCAAGCTGGCTGAACAGGCCGAGCGCTATGACGACATGGCTGCTGCCATGAAAGCCGTGACTGAGCAGGGAAGTGAGCTTTCCAACGAGGAGAGGAACCTGCTTTCTGTCGCCTACAAAAATGTTGTAGGTGCCCGTAGGTCCTCCTGGCGTGTAGTCTCCAGCATTGAGTCGAAGACCGAGGGGAATGACAAGAAGCAGCAGATGTCACGGGAATACCGTGAGAAGATCGAGTCGGAGCTGACTGAAATCTGCACAGATGTTTTG GACCTGCTGGACAAGTATCTGATTGCCAATGCAACACCACCAGAAAGCAAGGTCTTCTATCTGAAAATGAAAGGAGATTATTACCGGTACCTTTCAGAAGTAGCCAGTGGAGATAAGAAACAAG GTACTGTAGCCAACTCTCAGCAAGCTTATCAGGATGCTTTTGAAATTAGCAAGAACGAGATGCAGCCAACACACCCTATTCGACTCGGACTGGCCCTAAACTTCTCAGTCTTCTACTACGAAATTCTTAACTCCCCAGAAAAAGCTTGCAGTctagcaaaatca GCATTTGATGAGGCGATAGCTGAACTGGACACATTGAATGAGGAGTCCTATAAAGACAGCACTCTTATCATGCAGCTACTAAGGGACAATCTTACA CTATGGACTTCAGAACACCAGAGCGAGGAGGCTGACAACGTAGAGGGAGACAACTAA